A single window of Synechococcus sp. CBW1004 DNA harbors:
- a CDS encoding dual specificity protein phosphatase family protein — protein sequence MRRLLRRLLPLSDGEGPPGEDRAPRPPSLIPPEWPLPYSWVLTNRLAVGPMPAGEAHWKQLEQAGMQSRFSCCYPHEERAAPVPPHWLSAGVPLPDHRRQEPLDAARLAAGLDLAQQLLDQGRPVYVHCMAGIERSPLIAVGLTARARNMSLFDALDWVRRCHPAARPIVSHLELLERLLAK from the coding sequence ATGAGACGACTGCTGCGACGCCTGCTGCCACTCTCCGATGGCGAGGGCCCTCCCGGCGAAGATCGCGCCCCGCGGCCGCCCTCCCTGATCCCCCCGGAGTGGCCGCTCCCCTACAGCTGGGTGCTCACCAACCGGCTGGCAGTAGGGCCGATGCCTGCGGGCGAGGCCCACTGGAAGCAGCTGGAGCAGGCCGGCATGCAGAGTCGGTTCAGCTGCTGCTACCCCCATGAGGAGCGAGCGGCGCCCGTGCCGCCTCACTGGTTGAGTGCAGGCGTTCCCTTGCCCGATCACCGCCGTCAGGAGCCCCTCGATGCCGCCAGGCTGGCGGCCGGCCTGGACCTTGCCCAGCAGCTGCTCGATCAGGGGCGGCCCGTCTATGTGCATTGCATGGCCGGCATCGAGCGCTCTCCCCTGATCGCCGTGGGGCTCACCGCCCGAGCGCGCAACATGTCTTTGTTCGATGCCCTCGACTGGGTACGCCGCTGCCATCCGGCCGCACGGCCGATCGTCTCGCACCTTGAACTGCTGGAGCGGCTCCTGGCCAAGTGA